A part of Eremothecium sinecaudum strain ATCC 58844 chromosome VII, complete sequence genomic DNA contains:
- the DNF1 gene encoding aminophospholipid-translocating P4-type ATPase DNF1 (Syntenic homolog of Ashbya gossypii AGR120C; Syntenic homolog of Saccharomyces cerevisiae YER166W (DNF1) and YDR093W (DNF2)) — protein sequence MLYSGDGSEKLYIVNNFTPAGENLDVVMNENGARDEDFREGVERDVSKDDDRINTPFDDRFVIENPEVDTKMEEDGQHVVVLDPPSELKPSIFRNNKSGKRPGNLKLAFAPDIHHDAGKSEFSYEAESTQSSATTPSIYVSKRNASHEAHERLHSRGPQDEEIHSPHEVKVLRWGTQRHKKPGMRAFGRGRSLRWARRNDDPFKPPQGEIETKPQDETDRSAEGRSVYYNVPLPDELLDEHGLPIAQFARNKIRTTKYTPLSFFPKNLLIQFKNAANVYFLIMVVLGTLPSFGVANPVLNAIPLIAIIIITAIKDAIEDSRRTVLDMEVNNTKTHIFTGIKNPNVSTDNVSLWRRFKKLNTRIMFKLIRFIQETFTKSGKRRRAQRKREEHHIALRSQLNAPRSSLDSVGQGRPSLDTSNLELSGTLVTQEGILNRNNEPIPDCKFMRSQWKHVRVGDIVRVHNNDEVPADMILLSTSDSDGACYIETKNLDGETNLKVRQSLSCSHKVRNSRDISRCKFWVESEGPQPNLYTYRGNVRWVDSDNITRNEPANINNVLLRGCFLRNTRWAVGIVIFTGKDTKIMLNAGITPTKKSRISKELNYSVMLNFVLIIVLCFIAALVNSIYYRSRNRSRDSFEFGTIGGSPTFNGLLSFFVALILYQSLVPISLYISIEIIKTAQAAFIYGDVLMYNERLDYPCTPKTWNISDDLGQIEYIFSDKTGTLTQNVMEFKKCTINGISYGRAYTEALAGLRKRQGIDVVEESAREKEAIARDKETMIELLQKLGQNSQFDPEETTLVSKELVEDLSGKSGNAQKEANEHFLMSLALCHSVLVEPNPQNPDKMDLKAQSPDEGALVSAARHMGFAFIGRSKQGVIVEVQGEQKEFQVLNVIEFNSARKRMSCIIKIPGEKPGEYKALLICKGADSVIFSRLDKHKNDNKLIERTALHLEEYATEGLRTLCIAQKELSWEEYKQWAEKYDVASSSLVNREEEIEKVADSLERDLILLGGTAIEDRLQDGVPASIAILAEAGIKLWVLTGDKVETAINIGFSCNLLTNDMELLVIKNSGDDVEHLGESTEEVVTALLDRYLKEKFNLDGTIEELEQEKLIHRPAEGEYGVVIDGDALKVSLSTEELQRKFLLLCKNCKTVLCCRVSPAQKAAVVKLIKDTLDVMTLAIGDGSNDVAMIQAANVGVGIAGEEGRQAVMSADYGIGQFRYLTRLILVHGRWSYKRLAEMIPQFFYKNIIFTVAHFWFGIFNNYDGSYLFEFTYLIFYNLAFTSLPVILLGIIDQDVSDKVSVAVPGLYQVGISRSAWTQKKFWFYCLDGIYQSVICFFFPYLAFYRTGLVTDNGRPLDHRYMFGVFVTCISVITCNLYVLLQQYRWDWFSTLFLFLSCLLVFVWTMVWSSSYLSREFYHAGYHIFSQPVLWVVLFAGILFCLWPRFTYDVFRKLFAPRDIDIIRECCRRGDFDMYPEDYDPTDPNRPLVAKERSGSISQEYYSEHPQSLNSLDKNTSSMPVLTTKPLSKPDYPSPEAIRAARTANPSLHPPRSSLDVTRQEMLQNNQLDSRFSQDRARTSLDLPGVTRATTLISGQGRA from the coding sequence ATGCTCTATAGTGGCGACGGCAGCGAAAAATTGTATATAGTTAACAACTTTACGCCAGCTGGCGAGAACTTGGACGTTGTAATGAATGAGAACGGCGCTAGAGACGAAGACTTCCGAGAGGGTGTCGAAAGGGATGTCAGCAAGGACGATGATCGCATTAATACGCCCTTTGACGATCGATTTGTAATTGAGAATCCTGAAGTCGATACTAAGATGGAAGAAGATGGTCAGCATGTTGTAGTACTTGACCCTCCATCCGAGCTGAAACCCTCGATTTTTAGAAACAATAAATCTGGGAAAAGGCCAGGGAATTTAAAGTTGGCATTTGCTCCAGACATCCACCACGATGCAGGGAAGTCTGAATTCTCATATGAGGCGGAATCGACTCAATCTTCCGCCACGACGCCGAGTATATATGTCTCGAAACGAAACGCATCACATGAAGCACATGAACGTTTGCATAGCCGGGGGCCCCAGGACGAGGAAATACACAGTCCTCACGAGGTGAAAGTGCTGAGGTGGGGTACCCAACGTCATAAGAAGCCAGGCATGAGAGCATTTGGAAGAGGGAGGTCTTTACGGTGGGCTCGCAGAAATGATGATCCATTTAAGCCGCCGCAAGGGGAAATCGAGACGAAGCCGCAGGACGAAACAGACCGGTCTGCAGAAGGTCGTTCAGTCTACTACAATGTGCCTTTACCAGACGAGCTCCTTGATGAGCACGGACTACCCATTGCGCAGTTTGCGAGGAATAAGATCAGAACGACGAAGTATACACCATTATCATTTTTCCCCAAAAACCTACTAATCCAGTTCAAAAACGCTGCGAATGTATATTTCTTGATCATGGTTGTGCTTGGAACGCTTCCTTCATTTGGTGTTGCTAACCCAGTCTTGAACGCCATCCCATTAATAGCTATTATCATTATAACTGCAATTAAGGATGCAATCGAAGACTCGCGGCGTACAGTCTTGGATATGGAGGTTAACAACACCAAAACGCACATTTTTACAGGTATTAAGAATCCTAATGTATCTACGGATAATGTCTCTTTATGGAGGAGGTTTAAGAAGCTTAATACGAGGATCATGTTCAAACTGATAAGATTTATTCAGGAGACTTTTACGAAAAGCGGCAAGCGTAGACGGGCCCAAAGGAAAAGAGAAGAACATCACATCGCACTAAGGTCACAATTAAACGCGCCGCGGTCTTCACTAGATTCTGTCGGGCAGGGCAGGCCGTCATTAGACACATCAAATTTAGAACTTAGTGGTACTCTTGTCACGCAAGAGGGGATACTGAATCGTAACAATGAACCTATTCCGGACTGTAAGTTTATGAGGTCGCAATGGAAACACGTCAGAGTCGGTGATATCGTTCGTGTCCATAATAATGATGAAGTCCCCGCAGACATGATCCTGTTATCGACGTCGGATTCGGATGGTGCATGTTATATCGAGACCAAGAATTTGGACGGAGAAACAAATTTAAAAGTCAGGCAATCCTTATCTTGTTCTCATAAAGTGCGGAATTCTAGAGATATTTCTAGATGCAAATTTTGGGTTGAATCCGAGGGCCCACAACCGAACCTATATACCTACAGGGGTAATGTTAGGTGGGTAGATTCTGACAATATTACTAGGAATGAACCTGCTAACATTAACAACGTACTTCTCCGTGGGTGTTTTCTGAGAAATACTAGATGGGCCGTCGGTATTGTTATATTTACTGGTAAAGACACTAAGATAATGTTAAATGCCGGTATTACACCCACCAAGAAATCTAGAATATCAAAGGAACTTAACTATTCGGTTATGTTAAACTTTGTGCTCATTATTGTGCTCTGTTTTATCGCGGCGCTGGTGAACTCGATATATTACCGCTCGCGAAACCGCTCGCGAGATTCCTTTGAATTTGGGACAATTGGAGGTTCTCCTACATTTAACGGTCTTTTATCATTCTTTGTCGCTTTAATATTATACCAATCCTTGGTTCCAATTTCGTTGTACATATCCATTGAAATCATTAAAACAGCTCAGGCTGCATTCATTTACGGAGATGTTTTGATGTATAACGAAAGATTAGACTATCCTTGTACGCCAAAAACATGGAACATTTCCGATGACTTGGGTCAGATTGAGTATATATTTTCCGATAAAACAGGTACACTCACGCAAAATGTCATGGAGTTTAAGAAATGCACGATCAATGGAATTTCATACGGTAGAGCTTATACAGAAGCTCTTGCCGGATTGCGCAAGCGTCAAGGCATAGACGTGGTAGAGGAAAGTGCGCGAGAAAAAGAAGCTATTGCTAGAGATAAAGAGACTATGATAGAGTTATTACAGAAATTGGGACAGAACTCCCAATTTGACCCCGAAGAGACAACATTAGTCTCCAAGGAACTTGTTGAAGATCTTTCGGGAAAGTCAGGAAATGCGCAAAAAGAAGCAAATGAGCACTTCTTGATGTCTCTTGCCCTTTGCCATTCTGTTCTAGTGGAACCAAATCCACAAAATCCAGACAAAATGGATCTGAAAGCGCAATCTCCTGACGAAGGTGCTCTGGTTTCAGCTGCTAGGCATATGGGTTTTGCTTTCATTGGCCGTTCTAAGCAGGGAGTCATTGTAGAAGTACAAGGTGAGCAGAAGGAATTTCAGGTGTTAAATGTTATAGAATTCAATTCTGCAAGGAAGAGAATGTCGTGCATCATTAAGATTCCTGGCGAAAAGCCAGGGGAATATAAAGCCCTTTTGATATGTAAAGGTGCAGACTCTGTCATATTTTCAAGGTTAGACAAGCATAAAAATGACAATAAGCTCATTGAGAGAACCGCTTTACATTTAGAAGAATATGCAACCGAGGGGTTGAGAACGTTATGTATCGCGCAGAAAGAATTGTCGTGGGAAGAATATAAACAATGGGCCGAAAAGTATGATGTTGCATCTTCATCTCTTGTTAACCGTGAGGAGGAAATAGAGAAAGTCGCTGATAGTTTAGAACGTGATTTAATACTGCTGGGTGGTACGGCTATAGAGGACCGCTTACAAGACGGTGTACCGGCATCCATAGCTATTCTCGCAGAAGCAGGTATTAAACTCTGGGTCTTGACCGGTGACAAAGTTGAAACCGCTATAAATATCGGATTCTCTTGCAACCTTTTGACGAATGACATGGAGCTACTAGTCATCAAAAATTCAGGAGACGATGTCGAGCATCTAGGAGAGTCAACAGAAGAAGTTGTAACCGCATTACTCGACAGATATCTCAAGGAAAAGTTTAACCTAGATGGTACCATTGAAGAGCTAGAGCAGGAGAAACTCATACATAGACCTGCAGAAGGTGAGTATGGTGTTGTTATTGACGGTGATGCACTAAAGGTCTCTTTGAGCACAGAAGAATTGCAAAGAAAATTCTTACTCCTGTGCAAGAACTGTAAGACCGTTTTATGCTGCAGAGTTTCGCCAGCTCAAAAAGCCGCAGTTGTGAAACTTATCAAAGATACACTCGATGTCATGACGCTAGCAATTGGTGATGGTTCAAATGACGTTGCAATGATTCAGGCAGCGAACGTTGGTGTGGGAATTGCAGGTGAGGAAGGTAGACAGGCAGTTATGTCTGCTGATTACGGTATTGGTCAATTCAGATATCTAACTAGACTGATCTTGGTCCATGGCAGATGGTCTTACAAACGTCTAGCCGAAATGATTCCGCAGTTCTTCTATAAGAACATTATTTTCACGGTCGCTCATTTCTGGTTTGGAATTTTTAACAATTACGATGGCTCGTATTTATTTGAATTCACTTATCTGATTTTCTACAATTTAGCATTCACATCCCTCCCTGTCATCCTACTTGGAATAATTGACCAAGATGTTAGTGATAAAGTGTCTGTGGCTGTTCCTGGCCTCTATCAAGTGGGTATATCCAGAAGTGCCTGGACCCAAAAGAAATTTTGGTTCTATTGTTTGGACGGTATTTATCAGTCAGTCATATGTTTCTTTTTCCCATACCTCGCATTCTACAGAACGGGCCTTGTGACCGACAACGGTCGTCCCCTAGACCACCGTTACATGTTCGGTGTGTTCGTCACCTGCATCTCGGTAATCACGTGTAACCTCTACGTGTTGCTCCAGCAGTACCGCTGGGACTGGTTCTCGACGTTGTTCCTCTTCCTGTCATGCCTACTAGTCTTTGTTTGGACTATGGTGTGGAGCAGCAGCTATCTGAGCCGCGAGTTCTACCACGCAGGCTACCACATCTTCTCTCAGCCAGTGCTGTGGGTAGTGTTGTTCGCGGGCATCCTCTTCTGTCTATGGCCGAGGTTCACGTACGACGTGTTCCGGAAACTCTTCGCCCCTAGGGATATAGATATCATCCGCGAGTGCTGTCGCCGTGGGGATTTCGACATGTACCCCGAGGACTACGACCCAACGGATCCTAACCGTCCACTTGTAGCAAAGGAACGTTCCGGCTCGATAAGCCAAGAGTACTACAGCGAGCACCCGCAGTCGCTCAACTCCCTGGACAAAAACACCTCGTCCATGCCCGTTCTCACAACAAAGCCTTTATCGAAGCCGGACTACCCCTCCCCAGAGGCCATCCGTGCTGCAAGAACAGCAAATCCGTCGTTGCACCCCCCCAGGAGCTCCCTAGACGTAACAAGACAAGAGATGTTGCAGAATAATCAATTGGACAGTCGTTTTTCACAGGACCGGGCACGGACATCACTAGATCTACCAGGAGTCACACGAGCCACGACTTTAATTAGCGGACAAGGACGTGCCTGA
- the UBC13 gene encoding E2 ubiquitin-conjugating protein UBC13 (Syntenic homolog of Ashbya gossypii AGR121C; Syntenic homolog of Saccharomyces cerevisiae YDR092W (UBC13); 1-intron in Ashbya gossypii): MSTLPKRIIKETERLVSEPVPGISAEPHEDNLRYFDVSIEGPQQSAYENGVFKLELYLPDEYPMEPPKVRFLTKIYHPNIDRLGRICLDVLKTNWSPALQIRTVLLSIQALLATPNPNDPLANDVAQDWIADEDAAIAKAKEWTSLYASP; the protein is encoded by the exons ATGTCTACGTTACCCAAGAGGATTATCAAG GAAACCGAAAGATTGGTGAGTGAGCCTGTCCCAGGCATCTCGGCTGAGCCCCATGAAGACAACCTCCGCTACTTTGACGTGTCCATCGAAGGTCCCCAGCAGAGCGCCTACGAAAATGGTGTCTTCAAGCTCGAGCTATACCTTCCCGACGAGTACCCCATGGAGCCCCCCAAGGTCCGTTTCCTCACCAAAATCTATCATCCTAATATCGACCGCCTCGGTCGTATCTGCTTGGACGTGTTGAAGACGAACTGGTCGCCTGCCTTGCAAATAAGAACTGTGCTATTGTCTATACAAGCCCTTTTGGCAACTCCAAACCCCAACGACCCCCTCGCCAATGACGTCGCCCAGGATTGGATCGCTGATGAGGACGCAGCTATAGCCAAAGCCAAGGAATGGACATCTCTCTATGCCTCACCTTGA
- the PAB1 gene encoding polyadenylate-binding protein (Syntenic homolog of Ashbya gossypii AGR122C; Syntenic homolog of Saccharomyces cerevisiae YER165W (PAB1)) encodes MSDVTDKTAEQLEQLKIEDQTAPTTTESETPKVETSGASLYVGELDPSVSEALLYDIFSPIGSVSSIRVCRDAITNTSLGYAYVNFHEHEAGRKAIEQLNYTLIKGKPCRIMWSQRDPSLRKKGSGNIYIKNLHPAIDNKSLHETFSTFGNILSCKVATDENGGSRGFGFVHFENESDARDAIEAVNGMLMNDQEVYVAWHVSKKDRKSKLEEVKAKFTNIYIKNIDPETSHEEFEQLFAKYGKITSAVLERDSEGKPRGFGFVNYEDHNAAAKAVDDLNETEFKGQTLYVGRAQKKYERLQELKKQYEAARLEKLAKYQGVNLFVKNLDDTIDDEKLKEEFAPFGTITSVKVMRDETGTSRGFGFVCFSTPEEATKAITEKNQQIVAGKPLYVAIAQRKEVRRNQLAQQIQARNQMRFQHANAAATAAVAGLPGQFIPPPMYYGGIPPRVPFQGPNPQMTGIPKNGAMPPQQFGRPGPMYGSFGPQGQFPRNGQQQFYQQKQRQALGEQLYQKVFTKTQDEEAAGKITGMILDLPPQQGIQLLESDELLDQHFQEAHAAYKKFKEDQEAHAAAVAESQE; translated from the coding sequence ATGTCTGACGTTACTGATAAAACTGCTGAGCAATTGGAACAATTGAAGATCGAAGATCAAACGGCTCCTACAACTACTGAATCGGAAACTCCAAAGGTGGAGACTTCAGGAGCTTCCTTGTATGTTGGTGAATTGGATCCATCTGTTTCAGAAGCTTTGTTGTACGACATTTTCTCTCCTATTGGATCCGTTTCTTCTATCCGTGTTTGTCGTGATGCTATTACAAATACGTCTTTGGGATATGCGTATGTTAATTTTCACGAACACGAGGCTGGCAGAAAGGCCATTGAACAGTTGAACTATACTCTCATCAAGGGTAAGCCATGCCGTATTATGTGGTCTCAAAGAGATCCATCTTTGAGGAAGAAGGGTTCCGGGAACATCTACATTAAGAACTTGCATCCTGCTATCGACAACAAGTCTTTGCACGAGACTTTCTCTACCTTCGGTAACATTTTGTCGTGTAAGGTTGCTACTGACGAAAATGGAGGTTCCAGAGGATTTGGTTTCGTCCACTTCGAGAACGAATCCGATGCCAGAGACGCCATCGAGGCTGTCAACGGTATGTTGATGAACGACCAAGAAGTTTATGTTGCTTGGCACGTCTCCAAGAAGGACAGGAAGTCCAAGTTGGAGGAGGTCAAGGCTAAGTTCACCAACATTTACATTAAGAACATTGACCCAGAAACCTCTCACGAGGAATTTGAGCAATTGTTTGCTAAGTATGGTAAGATAACTTCTGCAGTTTTGGAAAGAGACTCTGAAGGTAAGCCAAGAGGCTTTGGTTTTGTTAACTACGAAGACCACAATGCAGCTGCTAAAGCTGTTGATGACTTGAACGAAACTGAATTCAAGGGTCAAACCCTATATGTGGGTAGAGCTCAAAAGAAATATGAGCGTTTACAAGAGCTGAAGAAGCAATATGAAGCTGCTAGATTAGAGAAGTTGGCTAAATACCAGGGTGTTAACTTATTCGTTAAGAATTTGGATGACACTATTGACGACGAAAAGTTAAAGGAAGAATTCGCTCCATTCGGTACCATCACCTCTGTCAAGGTTATGAGGGATGAGACTGGTACCTCCAGGGGATTCGGTTTTGTTTGTTTCTCCACCCCAGAGGAGGCCACCAAGGCTATCACCGAAAAGAACCAGCAAATCGTCGCTGGTAAGCCACTATACGTTGCTATTGCCCAAAGAAAGGAAGTGAGAAGAAACCAATTGGCCCAACAAATACAAGCCAGGAACCAAATGAGATTCCAACATGCTAACGCAGCAGCCACTGCCGCAGTTGCTGGTTTGCCAGGTCAATTCATTCCACCACCAATGTACTACGGTGGAATCCCTCCAAGAGTACCATTCCAAGGTCCAAACCCTCAAATGACCGGTATACCTAAGAACGGTGCCATGCCACCACAACAATTTGGCAGACCAGGTCCTATGTACGGTAGTTTCGGACCTCAAGGTCAATTCCCAAGAAATGGCCAACAGCAATTCTACCAACAGAAGCAAAGACAAGCCTTGGGAGAACAGCTATACCAAAAGGTTTTTACCAAGACCCAAGATGAAGAGGCTGCTGGTAAGATTACCGGTATGATCTTAGATTTGCCTCCTCAACAAGGCATCCAATTGCTCGAAAGCGATGAACTATTGGACCAACACTTCCAAGAGGCCCATGCTGCCTACAAGAAATTTAAGGAAGACCAAGAGGCTCACGCAGCTGCTGTTGCAGAATCGCAGGAGTGA